The stretch of DNA ATTTCAATCCGCGCCGGATCGAGCGCTACCTGCTGCTGGTGCGCGGCGGCGGTGTCGAACCGGTGGTCGTGCTGACCAAGGCCGACCAGGCCGAGGCAGCCGACGCGGAGGTGCTGCCCGACGCGATGGCGGCCCTGGTCGAGCTGGCCGCGCAGGGCGTGGCCGTGCGCGCGGTCAACGCCCGCGACGCCGAAAGTGTCGCCGCCCTGAACCCGTGGCTGCAGCCGGGCTGCACCGCGGTGCTGGTCGGCAGCTCCGGTGCCGGCAAGTCGACCCTGACCAACACCCTGCTCGGCACCGAGCGGATGAAGACCGGCGAAGTGCGCGAGAACGATTCGCGCGGCCGCCACACCACCACCCATCGCGCGCTGATCCCGTTGCCGACCGGCGCCTGCCTGATCGATACGCCGGGCATGCGCGAACTCAAGCCAACCGGCGAGGAAGACGTCGCCGAGAACTTCAGCGACGTCGAAGCCCTGGCCGAGAAGTGCCGCTTCCGCGACTGCAAGCACGCGCGCGAACCCGGCTGTGCGGTCCGCGAAGCGATCGAGGCCGGCAAGCTCGACCCGCAACGTTTCGCCAACTACCTCAAGCTCAGCGACGAAGTCGCCGGCGCCGCCCATCGGCTGGCCCATCGGCGTGCGCAGAAGGCCGAGGAGAAGGTGGCGAACAAGTCGCTCAGCAAGCGGCTTGACGAGAAGTATGGGAAGCACTGAGCGAGCGGACCGCAACCACGCCGCCCCGGTCATGCCGAAGGGCGTCGCACCGTTCGTCCGGTCTGTCATCACGTCATGACCGACTTCGCGCCCGAAATCGCCCATCACGCCGCGCTCGACGCGCGCATGGTCGCTGCGGCGAAAGACGTGCGGCTGCTCGCCCTGGTCAGCTGGCCAGCGGGCCAGGAGGCGGCATTCCTGGCCGACTTCGCCCGCGGCGTGGTCAAGCTGCCGCACATCGAATACCCGAGCCTGGATTTCAGCGCCACGCGCACCGAGATGGAGGCGATCGCGGCCGCGGCCGACCCGCACCATCCGCTGGGCCAGTACCTGATCGATTCGGCGCGCAGCTGGTCGCGCGCTGCCGCACTGTGCGAGTCGCTCGGCACGGCCGCGGTCTGCGAGCACTCGATCGAGCTGTTCGGGCGGCCCGACGAGCCCCTGCCGGGCGACGGTCCGACCACGCGCGAAGCGGCGCAGCACTTCATCTCGATCGCCGACGAACTCGACCACGAGCTGATGTCACCGGCCGAGCACGTCACCATCTCCGCGACCGCGTTGCAGCTGCAGTTGCAGCGCGAACTGGACGACTACTTCGACGGGCGCGTCATCTCGGTCGAGCTCGACCCGGACCTGATCGCCAAGGCCGCCGCCGGCGCCACCCGCATCCGCCTGCGCCACGGCGCCGCCTTCAGCGACTACGACCGCCACCAGCTGCTGCAGCACGAAGCGTTCGTGCATTCGCTGACCGCGCTCAACGGTCGCGAGCAACCGGTGCTGCCGAGCCTGGCCCTGTCGTCGCCGCGCATCACCGCCACCCAGGAAGGCCTGGCGACGTTCGCCGAGCAGATCACCGGCAGCATCGACATCGGCCGCATGAAGCGCATCAGCCTGCGCATCGAAGCGGTGGCGATGGCGCTGTCCGGCGCCGACTTCATCGAAGTGTTCCGCTACTTCCTCGCCGCCGGGCAAACGCCGGAGGACAGCTTCGCCTCGGCGCAGCGCGTGTTCCGCGGCGTCCCGACCACGGGTGGCCATGCCTTCACCAAGGACACCGTGTACCTGCGCGGCCTGGTCGGCGTGCACACGTTCTTCCGCTGGGCATTGCGCGACGGAAAGCTGCAGCTGTGCCGCTGGCTGTTCGC from Lysobacter arenosi encodes:
- a CDS encoding flavohemoglobin expression-modulating QEGLA motif protein codes for the protein MTDFAPEIAHHAALDARMVAAAKDVRLLALVSWPAGQEAAFLADFARGVVKLPHIEYPSLDFSATRTEMEAIAAAADPHHPLGQYLIDSARSWSRAAALCESLGTAAVCEHSIELFGRPDEPLPGDGPTTREAAQHFISIADELDHELMSPAEHVTISATALQLQLQRELDDYFDGRVISVELDPDLIAKAAAGATRIRLRHGAAFSDYDRHQLLQHEAFVHSLTALNGREQPVLPSLALSSPRITATQEGLATFAEQITGSIDIGRMKRISLRIEAVAMALSGADFIEVFRYFLAAGQTPEDSFASAQRVFRGVPTTGGHAFTKDTVYLRGLVGVHTFFRWALRDGKLQLCRWLFAGKMTLTDVQRFEPLFADGVIKPARWLPHWVARANGLAGMLAFSLFANRIRLDKIVVDGKAPEL
- the rsgA gene encoding ribosome small subunit-dependent GTPase A, producing the protein MIPGFDALQAIGWPLKASSPVPVGGSSTESSPLDQVWLDLMAEHPKARPARVVEQHRSGYIVSDGPDHGFPVESLPEWQRPPGYRKGTVTIDQRPGVGDWLLVEGRKAVALLPRRSAIKRGAAGEHYQQQLIAANVDTVFVVCGLDADFNPRRIERYLLLVRGGGVEPVVVLTKADQAEAADAEVLPDAMAALVELAAQGVAVRAVNARDAESVAALNPWLQPGCTAVLVGSSGAGKSTLTNTLLGTERMKTGEVRENDSRGRHTTTHRALIPLPTGACLIDTPGMRELKPTGEEDVAENFSDVEALAEKCRFRDCKHAREPGCAVREAIEAGKLDPQRFANYLKLSDEVAGAAHRLAHRRAQKAEEKVANKSLSKRLDEKYGKH